One region of Macadamia integrifolia cultivar HAES 741 chromosome 11, SCU_Mint_v3, whole genome shotgun sequence genomic DNA includes:
- the LOC122092880 gene encoding uncharacterized protein LOC122092880 — translation MAFLNVVDDGRDMDHDLGGGRPPDRGRQLCLTDFWKPKLKDASEAVREESEFQAKEDLSTKVDDSRNQKDRGDGVKKTFSTVVGKALPDVEQLPDPIHAGAHTKIIIPQEAYEERLEKFKFALIGRANFKFMSMNDIRKDAGEGWNLKGRISLSPMGKGFILFQFELEGDMSAIWRRNLIKVRGQLIRFQRWKPDFDVHAVNNPTKLVWIRFPGLPLEYWHEKILLTMAKGAGRPVALDRRTRSAAMGNFARV, via the coding sequence ATGGCGTTTTTGAATGTGGTAGATGATGGTAGAGATATGGATCATGACCTAGGGGGAGGAAGACCGCCGGATAGGGGCAGGCAACTTTGCCTTACTGATTTCTGGAAACCTAAATTAAAGGATGCATCGGAAGCGGTTAGAGAAGAATCTGAGTTTCAAGCCAAAGAAGATCTGAGTACTAAGGTGGATGACAGCAGAAATCAGAAAGATAGAGGGGATGGTGTGAAGAAAACTTTTTCTACTGTTGTGGGTAAGGCTTTACCGGACGTGGAGCAGTTGCCGGATCCAATTCATGCTGGGGCGCACACTAAGATTATCATCCCGCAGGAGGCATATGAGGAGAGGCTGGAAAAATTCAAGTTTGCTTTGATAGGTAGGGCAAACTTCAAATTTATGTCTATGAATGATATTCGTAAAGATGCAGGAGAGGGGTGGAATTTGAAGGGGAGAATTTCTTTGTCTCCTATGGGGAAAGGcttcattttatttcagtttgagttggAAGGAGATATGTCTGCCATTTGGAGAAGGAACCTAATCAAGGTTAGAGGACAATTGATTCGATTCCAACGCTGGAAACCAGATTTTGATGTGCATGCGGTGAACAACCCAACCAAACTGGTGTGGATCAGATTTCCAGGCCTTCCCctggaatactggcatgagaagatcttgttgacaatggctaAAGGGGCAGGTAGACCTGTGGCCCTGGACAGACGCACCAGATCGGCGGCAATGGGGAATTTTGCGCGTGTTTAG